In a genomic window of Pelecanus crispus isolate bPelCri1 chromosome 1, bPelCri1.pri, whole genome shotgun sequence:
- the MID1IP1 gene encoding mid1-interacting protein 1 yields MQICDSYSQKYSLFNAMNRFIGAVNNMDQTVMVPSLLRDVPLLLEELDAAGAVCPQREPALPPGDPGAFFSRRDMYSHYMLLKSIRNDIEWGVVQPPAGEEAARKKDKLGGGPAEEGEGEEDLEKQFHYHLSGLHSVLSKLTRKANVLTNRYKQEIGFSSWGQ; encoded by the coding sequence ATGCAGATCTGCGACTCGTACAGCCAGAAGTACTCCCTCTTCAACGCCATGAACCGCTTCATCGGCGCCGTCAACAACATGGACCAGACGGTGATGGTGCCCAGCCTGCTGCGCGacgtgccgctgctgctggaggagctggacgCGGCGGGCGCCGTCTGCCCGCAGCGGGAGCCCGCCCTGCCGCCCGGCGACCCCGGCGCCTTCTTCTCCCGCAGGGACATGTACAGCCACTACATGCTGCTCAAATCCATCCGCAACGACATCGAGTGGGGCGTGGTGCAGCCGCCGGCGGGCGAGGAGGCGGCCCGCAAGAAGGACAAGCTGGGCGGCGGGCCCGCCGAGGAGGGCGAGGGGGAGGAGGACCTGGAGAAGCAGTTCCACTACCACCTCAGCGGACTCCACTCGGTCCTCTCCAAGCTCACCCGCAAGGCCAACGTCCTCACCAACAGATACAAGCAGGAGATCGGCTTCAGCAGCTGGGGGCAGTGA